DNA from Bos indicus isolate NIAB-ARS_2022 breed Sahiwal x Tharparkar chromosome 15, NIAB-ARS_B.indTharparkar_mat_pri_1.0, whole genome shotgun sequence:
TTTGACCGTTTTGTAGCCATCAGCAAGCCCCTGCACTACGGTACCATCCTCACGAGTCCCAGGATTGCCAGGCTGGGCCTGGTCATTGTGGTACGCAGCATCGGTCTCCACATCCCAGCCCCCATCATGCTGAAGCAGCTGCCTTACTGCAGGACTCGCCTGCTGTCCCACTCCTACTGCCTGCACCCGGATGTCATGAAGCTGGCCTGTGCTGACACCCACACCAACAGCGTCTATGGTCTCTTTGTGGTGCTGTCCACACTGGGGGTAGACTCTGTGCTCATTGTCCTGTCCTATGGGCTCATCCTCCAGACAGTGCTGTCCATTGCATCCAAGGCCGAGCGCCTCAAAGCCCTCAACACTTGTGTCTCCCACATCTGTGCTGTGCTGCTCTTCTACACACCTATGATTGGCCTGTCCATGATCCACAGATTTGGCAGACGAGCTTCCCCTTCCAGCCATGTGCTGCTCTCTTATCTGCACTTTCTCACACCTCCATTGCTCAACCCAGTGGTTTATACCATTAAGACCAGGCAGATCCGACTGAAGATGCTGCACCTTTTCCGCTCAGACAGGACCGGCATCAGAGATGTTCAGGATCGTTAAGTCTTtggtagagagagaaaaagcatgCAAGACTCCATCATAGTTTTCTAATGAGCCACTGAACATAAAGTAAGTCCCATAATGAAAAGAAGAAGACAGGGATGAGACACACAACGTCTTCCACAGAAAGTTCTCAGTCATGGGAAGAAATAACCACATCAGTGacttatttttcattaaacaaaGTTCAGCCTCTGCTTTAGAAGAAAAGTTCATAAAATTTAAGGCTCAAGGGGAGAATTGCCATTCTAAATGGAAAAGGAACTCTAAAGAATTACTTGCAAACtttacaaatgtatttaaaaaaaaaaaaggacataaaaaAGCTTTTCCTGGGAGTTTAGGAGAATTTGGGGCAAATAGGGTTATCAGTATGTTTGGAATTCAGTGATAATAGAAGTATTTTGGAAAATCTTCATTAAATATAATCTTCATGAGGAAATGAATTCTTTATCTATTGTTGACAATTACATCCCCTTTCTTTAACATAGCACTTGCTATTTATTAGGTGTTTGGCTGTATTTATTGAATTAAAGGATAAATGAATGCCTGGGTTATATTTTTGAGGAAGACTGGCAAGAATGAAGTATTCATAAGGCAATAAATGTAATTCTAGATACGTGAAAATCAAGCATAGGAGTACTTCTTAGTTTTCCTTTTAGGGCATTTCAGGATTTTgctgtttccctctatttttcaatattaatttCAAAGATGGTCTCAATATTCTGCTTTTAAACAGCAAATATGTTTGGCCAGAGTTATAAtcccattttttgaaaaatgagaatgaaagcaAGAAGATTGTTCCTTCAGAAGGctcataatatataattttaataggctttgatcaaacattttaaaagcaaaagtatTCATACTAATGATTATATGATAAATGTTGCTATGGTACTTTCTCCTGAAGTGTTTTTTGGTGCTTTTAGGACCTCATTAATAATCTAATAGGTAAATATCCTcttaatcatgaaaaaaatattctcagaaaCTAGTTTTTTATGATCAAGAAATTAGGGAATGAGAGAGACCAGGAGAACATTCATGGTTCAAATTGTTGTTAATTATAACTGCAAATCATCTAATAATAAAGGTATTTTCATGtcatgaaccatgaaatttcaGCTTATTAGTCACTATTTGAACTGAAAATGGGAAGCAGAGAAGTGAGATTCACCTGAGAAGTGGTATTACTTTGCCACTTTTTATGATATACTGTGATAATAGTCATTCTGTAATTGACGTACACAATACActcactgcactcaatatgccaaaaatttggaaaactcagcagtggccacaggactggaaaaggtcagtttttattccaatcccaaagaatggaaatgacaaagaatgttcatactgcaccgttgcactcatctcacatgctagcaaagtaatgctcaaaattctccaaccgaggcttcaacagtacgtgaaccaagaactcccagatgttcaagctggatttagaaagggcagagggaccagagatcaaattgtcaacatccattaaGTCAcagaacaagaagaaaacaagagaattccagaaaaatatctacttttgcttcattaactacactaaaggctttgacagtgtggatcacagcaaactgtggaaaattcttaaggagatgaaaatactagaccaccttacctgcctcctgagaaacctgtatgcaggtcaagaagaaacaattagaaccagatatgaaacaatagactggctccaaattgggaaaggagtacttcaaagctctatattgtcacctagtttatttaacttatatgcagagtatatcatgtgaaatgccaggctggatgaagcacaagctgcaatcaagactgctgggagaaatatcaataacctcagatatgcagatgataccatccttatggcagaaagtgaagaggaactaaaaagtctttttttttttttaatttttaaattattattattatttttttactttacaatattgtattggttttgccatacatcaacatgaatccaccacgggtgtacacatgttccacatcctgaaccctcctcccacctccctccccataccatccctctgggtcatcccagtgcaccagccccaagcttcctgtatcctgcatcaaacctggactggtgattcatttctatatggaaaattctttttttttttttttaccttgggcaagttatttatttatttatttatttttttaaattttttattcctttatttctcatgtgttccccatcctgaaccctcctccctcctccctccccataccatccctctgggtcgtcccagtgcaccagccccaagcatccagcatcgtgcattgaacctggactggcatcttgtttcatacatgacatttcacatgtttcaatgccattctcccaaatcttcccaccctctccctctcccacagagtccataagcctgttctatacatcagtgtctcttttgctgtctcgtatacagggttatcgttaccatctttctaaattccatatatatgcgttagtatactgtattggtgtttttccttctggcttacttcactctgtataacaggctccagtttcatccacctcattagaactgattcaaatgtattctttttaatggctgagtaatactccattgtgtatatgtaccactgctttcttatccattcatctgctgatggacatctaggttgcttccatgtcctggctattagaaacagtgctgcgatgaacattggggtacacgtgtctctttcccttctggtttcctcagtgtgtatgcccagcagtggaattgctggatcataaggcagttctatttccagttttttaaggaatctccacactgttctccatagtggctgccttttgatgaaaatgaaaaaggagagtgaaaagctgggttaaaactcaacattcaaaaaatgaagatcatggcatctggtcccatcaattagTGGcaaaaatagatgaggaaacaatgaaaacagtgacggactttacattcttgggctccaaaatcactgcagatgactacagccatgaaattaaaagacacttctccttggaagaaaagctatgactaacctagacagcatattacaaagcagaagcattactttgccaacaaaggtccatatagcctaagctatggtttttccagtagtcatgtatggatgtgagagttggaccataaagaaagctgagcaccaaagaattgatgtttttgaactgtggtgttggagaagactcttgagagtcccttggactgcaaagggatcaaatcagtcaatcctaaaggaaatcagtcctgaatattcattggaaagactgatgctgaagctgaagctccaatattttggccacttgatgtgaagaactgactcattggaaaagaccctgatgctaggaaagattgaaggcaggaggagaagggaatgacaggatagATTGTTAGATGTAtccccaactcgatggacataagtttgagcaagctctgggagttggcaatggattggaagcctggtgtgctgcagtccatggggtcgcaacaggtcggagacaactgagcgactgaactgaaatgaactgaactgaactgaattgatgtactcgggcttcccagatggcacagtggtaaagaatctgcctgccaatccaagagatgcaagagacatgagttcaatccctaggttgggaagatctcatggagtaggaaatggaaatccactacagcattcttgcctgaaaaatcccatggatttagaaacctggtggactgcagtccatggggctgctgagAGTTGGCCATGAGAGCATGCATGCAACTGATTTACTAGAGTATGCAAATTATTAATTCTATACCCACatctaaataacaaaaacagtAGGTGTATATGGTACAGATATTTAGATTCCCTTCAAACATACTTTTGCAAAAAAATTTTAGTCAGTTCTCTCCAGGTGGAATAAGACATAGTATGTATTCTCAGGACTTCCAAATGCAAGATCAAAGGAGCAAAGGGAACTCAAGACACATTGACAAGAGCTGCCCAAGCTAAACTGTAAGGAATTAGCCAATGTGTTTTGAATTGTCCTTTGAGAAGCTGTGACACAGAGTACTCTTCATAGGAAATTGTATAGAGGAAGAGAGTAGGTAGGAGCTGTAGGGGAGCCCTTGACAGAGGATTTATCTCTTTAACATTTATCTTTCCTCAGTATGAGACAAACTCTCTATCTTcccaatatacaaaatattttctctgcaaattttttatgcttttttttcccaGGTGCCATAGGCACAGGGCAGGTCTGAAATTTCATCTTGTAAGATCCATTGGTTATTCTTATTCATAAACTATTAGAAGTTTGAGAATAATAACTATATGAAGGAGAAAGAAGTTATATAAGATGattataaaaaatacatgtttGTTGGAAAAATTAAGAAGCTATATTTTAAACCTCAACTAAGAATTTTCTACGTCCTAATTACCCCCAGTTGTGcttaaatggaaagagaaagcatttaacataaatttaaaaaaaattttttttttagttacagtGGCTTTATCTTTAAGCCACAGAAAGGTATGAGAGAAACTAAAGTGTATATGGGAATGGAAGAAGTCAATATTAAAGGGCTgcaatactgtatgattccaaccaACTACACGACATTTGGGAAACAAAAAgctatagacacagaaaaagatcagtggttgtcagaaGGGTTagagggaaggagaaataaataGGTGGAATACAGGGAATCTGTAGAGCAATGAAACTATGGTGTATGATGCTGTAATGGTAGATGCATGTCGTTTGTCAAAGCTCAAAAGATGTACAATAAAAGACTGAAGTCCTAAACTATGGACTGTACTTAATAAAGTGCCAATATTGcctcatcaattgtaacaaatatatTACACTAATGCAAAAGGTTAATATTAAGACACAATTGGGTGGGTAGGGTTAAGGGGATATATAAACTATGCaccttctcattttttctttaaatataaatctgCTCTATAATGcaaaagtgaagtagctcagttgtgtccaactctttgcaaccctgtggactgtagcctaccaggctcctccctccatgggattctccaggcaagaatactggagtgggttgccatttccttctccagggaatcttgccgacccagggatcgaacccaggtctcctgcattgcaggcagatgctttaaccactgagccaccagggaagcccactctataatgtaatatatgttaatttttaaaagcttcatttCAAAAGTGAGAGTCCTCCAAATATTATCACATTTTTCTCTCATTGAAACTTTAACATATTTCAATAAAGGACAATTGGTAATATactgacatattttaaaatagtctcaATAGTTTGTCACAATAGATGGTCATGTTTAAAAGAAGTCACGATACAggaaaattctttatattttatagtatgggcttccctggtggctcagatggtaaagaatctgcctgcaatgcaagagacctaggttttatccctgggtcagaaagatcccctggagaagggaatggctatgtactgcagtattcttgcctggaatactccatggacagaggagcctgggaggctacagtccatgcggtcacaaagagaaggacatgactaACTAACACTAACAAGTTTGCAAAATGAGCTGGAAAAAAGTGCAGAATTGTTGCTAACAAGCTGTTCTGGGATGGAAAACtatcaaatgaaatttaaaactggaaaatccaattatgaaataagaaagataaatttAGTCAGCTAATCCAAATGTTGACTGCAGGTCTCTGTTATAAAAGCAGTTGCTCAGCATGTAAAATACCCAAAAGACTTCTCAGCCCAGAGGTTATTCCCTGGGCTGTTTTTCATGGACATCTGTGTACAATACAGATGCATCTATAAACATATATCTTTCTACACCCCTATTAGCTAGACATGACTTTTTGCCTATAACCTGGGAACATCACTGTGGGAATTCAAGATCTTCCTTTTTAGGGTCTAAGGGTTTAGAAAAACCATGTATCTAAAAGGTAAATTAGAACAGTTTCAAGCTTATAACTCTGGGTTCTGCAGGCCTGAATTTTAAAGCAGGCTTTCCATACTCATCATGTATGTaatgtgaccttgagaaaatcCTTCAAAGACTAAATTCCTTTCTATGTAAAACTGTGATGCTAAAATGACTACTTTATATGGTAGTTGTGACTGTTAAATTGGATAATTCATTTAAAGTGGTTAGAATAGAATTTAGGAAAATGCTGAGCACATTTTAGGGACTGATAAATACttgcaattattatttttaccattaCTATTTTATTGTCCATTCCTGTGCTGATATCTGATATGTCTTCCATGTAAACCCGCTGACATTTTCCATGtgcctgctgtacagcaaagtcaggCCATACTTGGGGACATTCAGATACATGAAACAAGACTTCAGTTTAGCAACATTAATAATATTGTGGCTATACCTCCATATTTTTAATGAACAGACATTCAAAAACCTCTCAGAGTTTTCAGTAAAAGTACTTTTACTTATTCTATGGGTTTGCTTCTTGAtaaggaattttgtttttttcttcctactgGAATTTCATGAAAggggtgaaagagagagagagaaggatcaATTTGTGTTGATAATTTGGTAACGTGCCTTAATTCTTTGGTAAGTATTGGGATAATTTGAAAAGGACTTCAGTTAACTTAAGGGAGTGCAGCTAGATATCTTGAAATGCAGAGTAGTTTTCCATTTGCTAGACGGTGTGACAATCTCACATGAAAAGTAAAGATTGTGAATTCCAAATTTTGTATTGTTCTTTTtagatgaaataatatttattattcaaaacTTTGAAACATGCTAAGTTTCAGTCAAATATtgtgaatttatatatatgttgcctttaccaaaaatattaattttgactGCAAACATGACTGactaaatttatgttttaaatgggCTTGAAACATGGATAGTTTTtaatttgagggttttttttccagaaaatattttatattttttgatataTTGAAAAGAATTGCTGCTATTGAGAAAAAGTTGCTGAAATTTGATCTTATTATTTTGTTAGTGAATATAAAAATTGCAttcactctgttctttcaaaaatgttttcagtaATAGATAGTGAATAACATTGGGCCTTGACATTTTTCAGGGACTTTCTTGTTCTGAATGAGAACATTCTGTAATATTCTGAATTTTGTGTTCATTGATTCTATTTCATGATCCCTGAGAATTAGTCTTAAATTATGGTatgtttaatattataatttttgtacaACAGTTTAAATGTCATGTTAATTTGAACATTGTCTTCAAGAGTTTAGATGAGGGGCAGATGAgtaaaggttttttttctttattgtaaaaAAATAGACCAAAGAAAATATCTTACCCCCTCAGGACTGAAACAAGAATTAAACCTTTTATGCTGCCTCCAATTCTATGTCAGACCACCGTTCCATCTCCTCCCAGTCAATCTGTCCActgaacaatggaatattaattctCTCCAATCTTCATTTCTACCAAaacaaaggagagaggaaaattaccttttcagttttaaaaatttattatcaaATTAGAGAGAAACACTATATACATAGAACTCTTAAAGATTCAAAAGACATGTGCATAAATCATATAGTTATAACCACTGgcattacaaaaaataaaaattttatctcAACATTTCTGATTCACAAATTTTTCAGAGATAAAAAGATTTCCCATAAAAAGGGAGCAATTTGCCAATGATCATTCAGTTATTCAGTAACTTTTCTTAGACCACGTTCTTCTAGTTTACAGTACTAAAATTAGTACTTAAGACTTGACTTAGTTGAAGGAAAAAGTGCTCTTTTTTACTGTTATTTACTCTGgctcttttccttgtttttcacgTAATAGATTTTGGCCACTTCTTTAGAACAACATCAAACTATACATCCGCTCCCTTCACTGCCTTCTTGCTGACTGGTGTCCCAGGATTAGAAGACTTCCAAATTTGGATTTCCATCCCTTTCAGCTTCATGTACCTTTTGGCTGTAACAGGCAATGGCCTGGTTATGGCGATGGTGATCTGGGACAGAAGCCTCCATGAACCCATGTATCTCTTCTTGGCCATGCTAGCTCTCAATGATGTTCTACTTTGTACTGTCACGGTGCCCAAAATGCTTCTTATCTTTTGGCAGGGCCCTTCCATATCAACATTCCCTGCCTGTCTCACACAGATGTTTTTTGTTCATgctctgtttctctctgaatctgcTGTCCTACTGGCCATGGCTTTTGACCGCTATGTGGCTATCTGTGCACCACTCCATTATAGCACCCTACTTACAGGCTCTCTCATGAGCAAAATGGTCCTGGCTCTGGTGGCTCGAAGTGTGGCTGTGGTCACCCCTGGCATCCTACTTATTCTCCGCCTGCACTTCTGCCGGAGCAACATCATTCACCATACTTACTGTGAGAACATGGGCATTGCCAAATTGGCTTGCAATAGCATTGTCCCTAATAGCATTTATGGGCTCACTGCTGCTCTCCTCACCACAGGACTGGACTTTGTCCTTATCTCCCTGTCCTACTGGTTAATCTTGAGAACAGTCTTCCGACTGCCTTCTAGGGAAGCCCGGACAAAGGCCTTTGGAACTTGTGGAGCCCATACATGTGTCATCCTGATATTCTACACTCtggccttcttttccttctttacccATCGCTTTGGACACCATGTACCCAGGCATGTCCTTATCCTCCTGGCAAATCTGTACTTACTGGTGCCGCCTACCATGAACCCCATTGTTTATGGGGTAAAGACAAAAGAGATAAGGATGCGACTGCTAGGACTCTGTGCCCAACCTAAATGATCCAAGAGTAATAAAGCAACAAGGAACAGGGGAGTCCAGGACTGAGAAACAGGGTTAAATATCAAGTCTAAATAAATCTGGACAGATTTACTCCTGCAACATCTATGCAatgaataatctttaaaaatttgtatttctaaatgGTATTTTCCTAATATTGGGTAAAAAGGAAGCTAACAAGGTACTGCTCAAGTACCACCAAGAATTATCTGAACATTTAGGTAACGTGCCACTGTAGCTACATACATGTAAATATCCTTTGGATAACAAATAATGCCTCTTCCACTTCAATTTTCTATGGATAGGACAAAATGTAAACTCtatatattcacatttttttttttattctagtctTACCATAACATCCACGGGGCCCAGAATATACAcataattaataaacatttattgaatggatAAGTATcttaattaataaaaatgctaatGATTTTATGTAACAAACCCCCAATATACCTTATGCAGTATATATACctacaatttaaatatttcatttcctttcctatcAAAAAACTTTCCTTTTGCTTCCACAAAATATGAATTTCTTATCTCTTTCAATACCTTAGTGTA
Protein-coding regions in this window:
- the LOC109568961 gene encoding olfactory receptor 51G2-like encodes the protein MADSNHTGTSFFLTGLPGLEAGHTWLSIPLCAMYVAALAGNSLILWVVRSDPSLHQPMYYFLSMLAMTDLGLSASTLPTMLSIYMLGVREVALDVCLAQLFFIHTFSIMESSVLLAMAFDRFVAISKPLHYGTILTSPRIARLGLVIVVRSIGLHIPAPIMLKQLPYCRTRLLSHSYCLHPDVMKLACADTHTNSVYGLFVVLSTLGVDSVLIVLSYGLILQTVLSIASKAERLKALNTCVSHICAVLLFYTPMIGLSMIHRFGRRASPSSHVLLSYLHFLTPPLLNPVVYTIKTRQIRLKMLHLFRSDRTGIRDVQDR